Within Novosphingobium resinovorum, the genomic segment AAGCTGCGCGAAAGCGGCCTGGAAGGTGTCGCTGGGCAGGCCGGGCTTCTGATCGGCGGCAGCGGCGCCAGGCGCGTAGATGAAGCCGAAGGTCGGGCTGGTGCGCAGGCCCAGCGACTGAGTCGGGGCGTACCACACGCGAACACTGCTCCAGTCGCCGTTGGCCGAGACGTCTTCGGCCATGGCCGACTTCTCGATCATGCCAGGGCGCGACCAGTTGGCGTGGTTGAGCACCACATGGCGCTCATCGACGATCTTGCTGACGACGGCCACGTGGCCCACCGGCATCGCGCCGGTCGCCTTGAACACCAGGACCGAGCCGGTCATCGGGGTCTTGCCGCGCGCATACGTGCCTTCGGCCTGACCCCACCACGTTGCAGCGTTGCCGTGCAGATCGATGGCCGAATGTTCCCGCGCATAAGGTGCGCACTGGAGCGGACGGGCCATGGCCGGCTGGGTGAACAGAGCGACAGCGGCCAGAGCGAGTGCGGGAACGAATT encodes:
- a CDS encoding CHAP domain-containing protein yields the protein MKFVPALALAAVALFTQPAMARPLQCAPYAREHSAIDLHGNAATWWGQAEGTYARGKTPMTGSVLVFKATGAMPVGHVAVVSKIVDERHVVLNHANWSRPGMIEKSAMAEDVSANGDWSSVRVWYAPTQSLGLRTSPTFGFIYAPGAAAADQKPGLPSDTFQAAFAQLPSQG